A genome region from Mastacembelus armatus chromosome 8, fMasArm1.2, whole genome shotgun sequence includes the following:
- the rdh8a gene encoding retinol dehydrogenase 8a — protein MANSGQKVVLITGCSSGIGLRIAVTLAKDEKKRYHVIATMRDLKKKDKLVEAAGDAYGKTLMLLPLDVCSDESVEQCINSVKDRHIDILINNAGVGLLGPVESISIEEMKRVFETNFFGVVRMIKEVMPDMKKRRSGHIVVMSSVMGLQGVVFNDVYTASKFAMEGFCESMAVQLLKFNVRLSMIEPGPVHTEFETKMMEDVAKMEYPGVDADTVRYFKDVYLPSSIDIFEAMGQTPEDIAKCTKKVIESNSPRFRNLTNSLYTPIVALKYADETGGLSVNTFYNLLFNFGPLMHITMSILKCLTCSCLRRRTISPN, from the exons ATGGCGAACAGCGGGCAGAAAGTTGTCCTGATCACCGGCTGCTCCTCCGGCATTGGGTTACGTATCGCCGTCACGCTGGCCAAAGATGAAAAGAAGCGTTACCATG TCATCGCTACCATGCGTGACCTGAAGAAGAAGGACAAGCTTGTGGAAGCAGCAGGAGATGCATATGGCAAGACCTTGATGTTGCTTCCACTAGATGTGTGCAGTGACGAGTCTGTCGAGCAATGCATCAACAGTGTGAAGGACCGCCATATTGATATCCTAA tCAACAATGCAGGTGTGGGCTTGCTTGGACCTGTGGAAAGCATCAGCATAGAGGAGATGAAAAGAGTATTCGAGACCAACTTCTTTGGTGTGGTTCGCATGATCAAGGAAGTGATGCCAGACATGAAGAAAAGGCGTTCGGGACACATTGTAGTCATGAGCAGTGTTATGGGTCTTCAGG GAGTGGTGTTCAATGATGTTTACACTGCCTCTAAGTTTGCCATGGAAGGGTTCTGTGAGAGTATGGCCGTGCAACTGCTGAAGTTCAATGTCCg GTTATCCATGATTGAGCCTGGCCCTGTGCACACTGAGTTTGAGACAAAGATGATGGAGGATGTGGCTAAGATGGAGTATCCTGGAGTGGATGCGGATACAGTGCgttattttaaagatgtttaCCTGCCATCATCCATAGATATTTTTGAAGCCATGGGCCAGACACCAGAGGACATAGCCAAA TGCACTAAAAAGGTTATTGAGTCAAACAGCCCTCGCTTTAGGAATCTGACCAACAGCCTCTACACACCCATTGTGGCCTTAAAGTATGCTGATGAGACTGGTGGCCTGTCGGTCAACACCTTCTACAACCTACTCTtcaattttggcccactcatgCACATCACCATGAGCATCCTCAAGTGCCTGACATGCAGCTGCCTGCGTAGACGTACAATCTCACCTAACTGA